A region of Pongo pygmaeus isolate AG05252 chromosome 15, NHGRI_mPonPyg2-v2.0_pri, whole genome shotgun sequence DNA encodes the following proteins:
- the CARMIL3 gene encoding capping protein, Arp2/3 and myosin-I linker protein 3 isoform X1, which translates to MAKPSVELTRELQDSIRRCLSQGAVLQQHHVKLETKPKKFEDRVLALTSWRLHLFPLKVPAKVESSFNVLEIRAFNTLSQNQILVETERGMVSMRLPSAESVDQVTRHVSSALSKVCPGPGCLIRRGNADTPEGPRDTSPNSETSTSTTHSVCGGFSETYAALCDYNGLHCREEVQWDVDTIYHAEDNREFNLLDFSHLESRDLALMVAALAYNQWFSKLYCKDLRLGSEVLEQVLHTLSKSGSLKELVLDNAGLKTDFVQKLAGVFGENGSCVLHALTLSHNPIEDKGFLSLSQQLLCFPTGLTKLCLAKTAISPRGLQALGQTFGANPAFASSLRYLDLSKNPGLLATDEANALYSFLAQPNALVHLDLSGTDCVIDLLLGALLHGCCSHLTYLNLARNSCSHRKGREAPPAFKQFFSSAYTLSHVNLSATKLPLEALRALLQGLSLNSHLSDLHLDLSSCELRSAGAQALQEQLGAVTCVGSLDLSDNGFDSDLLTLVPALGKNKSLKHLFLGKNFNVKAKTLEEILHKLVQLIQEEDCSLQSLSVADSRLKLRTSILINALGSNTCLAKVDLSGNGMEDIGAKMLSKALQINSSLRTILWDRNNTSALGFLDIARALESNHTLRFMSFPVSDISQAYRSAPERTEDVWQKIQWCLVRNNHSQTCPQEQAFRLQQGLVTSSAEQMLQRLCGRVQEEVRALRLCPLEPVQDELLYARDLIKDAKNSRALFPSLYELGHVLANDGPVRQRLESVASEVSKAVDKELQVILESMVSLTQELCPVAMRVAEGHNKMLSNVAERVTVPRNFIRGTLLEQAGQDIQNKLDEVKLSVVTYLTNSIVDEILQELYHSHKSLARHLIQLRTLSDPPGCPGQGQDLSSRGRGRNHDHEETTDDELGTNIDTMAIKKQKRCRKIRPVSAFISGSPQDMESQLGNLGIPPGWFSGLGGSQPTASGSWEGLSELPTHGYKLRHQTQGRPRPPRTTPPGPGRPSMPAPGTRQENGMATRLDEGLEDFFSRRVMEESSRLPRVCPGGARSLGEAERRCGGGAWEETSVCGKGCWRITTGQESYPRTLRTVRPGLSEAPLPPLQKKRRRGLFHFRRPQSFKGDRGPGSPTTGLLLPPPPPPPPTQESPPSPDTPSLGNNSSPCWSPEEESSLLPGFGGGRGPSFRRKMGTEGSEPGEGGPAPGTAQQPRVHGVALPGLERAKGWSFDGKREGPGPDQEGSTQAWQKRRSSDDAGPGSWKPPPPPQSTKPSFSAMRRAEATWHIAEESAPNHSCQSPSPASQDGEEEKEGTLFPERTLPARNAKLQDPALAPRPPKPVAVPRGHRPPQEPGVREEAEAGDAAPGVNKPRLRLSSQQDQEEPEVQGPPDPGRRTAPLKPKRTRRAQSCDKLEPDRRRPPDPTAGTSEPGTD; encoded by the exons ATGGCCAAGCCCAGCGTGGAGCTCACCCGCGAGTTGCAAG ACAGCATCCGGAGGTGCCTGAGCCAAGGGGCCGTGCTCCAACAACATCATGTGAAGTTGGAGACAAAGCCCAAGAAGTTTGAGGACCGAGTGCTG GCCCTGACCTCCTGGCGCCTCCACCTCTTCCCCCTTAAAGTCCCGGCCAAG GTGGAGAGCTCCTTCAATGTCCTGGAGATCCGTGCCTTCAACACTCTCAGTCAGAACCAG ATCCTGGTGGAGACGGAGCGTGGCATGGTGAGCATGCGACTGCCATCAGCTGAAAGTGTGGACCAGGTGACACGACATGTGAGCTCTGCCCTGTCCAAGGTCTGCCCTGGCCCTGG GTGTTTGATCCGGCGTGGAAACGCAGACACCCCAGAGGGGCCCCGAGATACATCCCCCAACTCTGAGACTTCCACATCTACCACCCACAGTGTCTGCG GTGGCTTCTCTGAGACCTACGCTGCTCTGTGTGACTACAATGGGCTACACTGCCGTGAGGAGGTTCAATGG GATGTGGACACCATCTACCATGCTGAAGATAACCGCGAGTTCAATCTTTTGGATTTCAGCCACTTGGAGAGCCG AGACTTGGCCCTAATGGTAGCAGCCCTGGCCTACAACCAGTGGTTCAGCAAACTCTACTGCAAGGACTTGCGGCTG GGCTCTGAAGTGCTAGAACAGGTGCTACATACCCTAAGCAAGTCGGGGAGCCTCAAAGAGCTGGTGCTGGACAACGCCGGGCTTAAGAC GGACTTTGTCCAGAAGCTGGCCGGGGTGTTTGGGGAGAACGGGAGCTGTGTGCTGCATGCCCTCACTCTGTCCCACAACCCCATCGAAGACAAGG GTTTTCTCAGTCTGAGCCAGCAGCTCCTCTGCTTCCCCACTGGCCTCACCaaactgtgcctggccaagactgcCATTTCCCCTCGAG GGCTCCAGGCACTCGGCCAGACCTTCGGGGCCAACCCAGCATTTGCCAGCTCCCTTCGATACCTGGACCTGAGCAAGAATCCTGGGCTCCTCGCCACGGATGAGGCCAAT GCCCTCTACAGTTTCCTGGCCCAACCCAATGCCCTGGTGCACCTGGACCTGTCAGGAACTGACTGCGTCATCGACTTG CTTCTCGGTGCCCTGCTCCACGGCTGCTGCTCCCACCTCACCTACCTCAACCTGGCTCGCAACAGCTGCTCCCACag GAAGGGTCGAGAGGCCCCCCCGGCCTTCAAGCAGTTCTTCAGCAGCGCCTACACACTGAGCCACGTCAACCTGTCGGCCACAAAGCTGCCCCTGGAGGCCCTCAG GGCGCTGCTTCAGGGCCTCTCCCTCAACAGTCACCTCAGTGACCTGCACCTGGATCTCAGCAGCTGTGAG CTCCGCTCAGCGGGAGCCCAAGCCTTGCAGGAGCAGCTGGGAGCTGTCACCTGTGTAGGCAGCTTGGATCTGTCAGACAATG GGTTCGACTCGGACCTCCTGACATTGGTGCCCGCACTTGGCAAGAACAAGTCCCTCAAGCACCTGTTTTTGGGCAAGAACTTCAATGTCAAGGCCAA GACCCTGGAGGAGATCCTCCACAAGCTGGTGCAGCTGATCCAGGAAGAGGACTGT TCCCTGCAGTCACTGTCGGTGGCAGACTCCCGGCTGAAGCTTCGCACCAGCATCCTCATCAACGCCCTGGGCAGCAACACCTGCCTGGCCAAGGTGGATCTGAGCGGCAATGGCATGGAGGACATCGGGGCCAAGATGCTGTCTAAGGCCCTGCAGATAAACTCCTCCCTCAG AACTATCCTATGGGATCGGAACAATACATCTGCCCTGGGCTTCCTGGACATTGCAAGGGCCCTGGAGAG CAACCACACGCTGCGCTTCATGTCCTTCCCCGTGAGCGACATCTCCCAAGCCTATCGCAGCGCCCCTGAGCGCACCGAGGACGTCTGGCAGAAG atccaatggtgcttagTGAGGAACAACCACTCCCAGACGTGCCCCCAGGAGCAGGCCTTCAGGTTGCAGCAGGGCCTGGTGACCAGCAGCGCCGAGCAA atgCTGCAGCGGCTGTGTGGACGAGTGCAGGAGGAGGTGCGGGCCCTGAGACTGTGCCCCCTGGAGCCCGTGCAGGATGAGCTACTCTACGCTCGGGACCTCATCAAAGATGCCAAGAACTCCCGGGCG CTGTTTCCCAGCCTCTATGAGCTGGGCCACGTGCTGGCCAATGACGGGCCTGTGCGGCAGAGGCTGGAATCAGTAGCAAGTGAGGTGTCCAAAGCTGTGGACAAGGAGCTGCAG GTGATCCTGGAGTCCATGGTCAGCCTGACACAGGAGTTATGCCCTGTGGCCATGCGGGTGGCCGAGGGACACAACAAGATGCTGAGCAATGTGGCGGAGCGTGTCACTGTGCCCCGGAACTTCATCCGAGGGACACTGCTGGAGCAAGCAGGACAGGACATTCAGAACAAGCTGGA CGAAGTGAAGCTCTCAGTCGTCACCTACCTAACCAACTCCATAGTGGATGAGATCCTGCAAGAGCTCTACCATTCCCACAAGAGCCTG GCCCGGCACCTGATCCAGCTAAGGACGCTGTCAGATCCACCAGGGTGCCCAGGCCAAGGGCAAGATCTGTCCTCCCGGGGCCGAGGCCGGAACCATGACCATGAGGAGACCACAGATGATGAACTTGGGACCAACATT GACACCATGGCCATCAAAAAGCAGAAACGCTGCCGCAAGATCCGGCCGGTGTCTGCCTTCATCA GCGGGAGCCCTCAGGACATGGAAAGCCAACTGGGGAACCTGGGGATCCCCCCTGGCTGGTTCTCAGGACTCGGGGGCAGCCAGCCCACAGCTAGTGGCTCCTGGGAAGGTCTCTCTGAGCTGCCCACTCATGGTTACAAACTAAGGCATCAAACACAAGGGAGGCCCCGCCCCCCCAGGACCACACCTCCAGGACCTGGTCGACCCAGT atgccagcacctggGACTCGTCAGGAGAATGGGATGGCCACCCGCCTGGATGAAGGGCTGGAGGACTTCTTCAGCCGAAGGGTCATGGAGGAAAGTTCTAG ACTGCCCAGGGTCTGTCCAGGAGGTGCCAGGTCACTTGGAGAAGCTGAGAGGAGATGCGGGGGAGGTGCCTGGGAAGAAACATCAGTCTGCGGGAAAGGCTGCTGGAGGATTACAACGGGACAGGAAAG CTACCCCCGGACTCTGAGGACCGTGCGGCCAGGACTCTCGGAGGCACCGCTGCCTCCACTCCAGAAGAAGAGGCGCCGGGGCCTGTTTCACTTTCGCCGGCCCCAGAGCTTCAAGGGGGACAGGGGGCCGGGGTCCCCCACCACTGgactcctcctccctccacccccaccccctcccccgaCTCAGGAGAGCCCCCCTAGCCCAGACACCCCAAGCCTCGGCAATAACTCCTCTCCCTGCTGGAGCCCAGAGGAGGAGAGCAGCCTCCTCCCTGGATTTGGTGGGGGCCGGGGCCCTTCCTTCCGCAGGAAGATG GGCACTGAGGGGTCAGAGCCAGGGGAGGGGGGCCCAGCCCCTGGGACAGCACAGCAGCCAAGGGTTCACGGTGTTGCCCTTCCCGGGTTGGAAAGAGCCAAGGGTTGGAGCTTCGATGGGAAACGAGAG GGCCCAGGCCCAGACCAGGAGGGCAGCACCCAGGCCTGGCAGAAACGGCGCTCTTCAGACGACGCAG GGCCTGGATCCTGGAAGCCCCCACCACCGCCCCAAAGCACCAAACCAAGCTTCAGCGCCATGCGCAGAGCAGAGGCCACGTGGCACATAG CTGAAGAGAGTGCCCCCAACCACAGCTGCCAGagtcccagcccagcctcccaagatggggaagaggagaaggaggggacCCTCTTCCCAGAGAGGACACTTCCAGCTAGGAATGCTAAG CTACAGGACCCCGCTCTAGCTCCACGGCCTCCCAAGCCAGTGGCTGTGCCCAGGGGCCACCGGCCTCCCCAGGAGCCAGGGGtcagggaggaggctgaggctggagatgcAGCTCCAGGAGTCAACAAACCCCGGCTGAGGCTGAGCTCACAGCAAGACCAAGAGGAGCCCGAAGTCCAAG GGCCTCCTGATCCAGGCCGGCGGACTGCCCCACTGAAGCCCAAGAGGACACGGCGGGCACAGTCCTGTGACAAGCTGGAACCTGATAGAAGACGGCCTCCTGACCCCACAG CAGGAACCAGTGAGCCAGGAACAGACTGA
- the CARMIL3 gene encoding capping protein, Arp2/3 and myosin-I linker protein 3 isoform X3, with translation MAKPSVELTRELQDSIRRCLSQGAVLQQHHVKLETKPKKFEDRVLALTSWRLHLFPLKVPAKVESSFNVLEIRAFNTLSQNQILVETERGMVSMRLPSAESVDQVTRHVSSALSKVCPGPGCLIRRGNADTPEGPRDTSPNSETSTSTTHSVCGGFSETYAALCDYNGLHCREEVQWDVDTIYHAEDNREFNLLDFSHLESRDLALMVAALAYNQWFSKLYCKDLRLGSEVLEQVLHTLSKSGSLKELVLDNAGLKTDFVQKLAGVFGENGSCVLHALTLSHNPIEDKGFLSLSQQLLCFPTGLTKLCLAKTAISPRGLQALGQTFGANPAFASSLRYLDLSKNPGLLATDEANALYSFLAQPNALVHLDLSGTDCVIDLLLGALLHGCCSHLTYLNLARNSCSHRKGREAPPAFKQFFSSAYTLSHVNLSATKLPLEALRALLQGLSLNSHLSDLHLDLSSCELRSAGAQALQEQLGAVTCVGSLDLSDNGFDSDLLTLVPALGKNKSLKHLFLGKNFNVKAKTLEEILHKLVQLIQEEDCSLQSLSVADSRLKLRTSILINALGSNTCLAKVDLSGNGMEDIGAKMLSKALQINSSLRTILWDRNNTSALGFLDIARALESNHTLRFMSFPVSDISQAYRSAPERTEDVWQKIQWCLVRNNHSQTCPQEQAFRLQQGLVTSSAEQMLQRLCGRVQEEVRALRLCPLEPVQDELLYARDLIKDAKNSRALFPSLYELGHVLANDGPVRQRLESVASEVSKAVDKELQVILESMVSLTQELCPVAMRVAEGHNKMLSNVAERVTVPRNFIRGTLLEQAGQDIQNKLDEVKLSVVTYLTNSIVDEILQELYHSHKSLARHLIQLRTLSDPPGCPGQGQDLSSRGRGRNHDHEETTDDELGTNIDTMAIKKQKRCRKIRPVSAFISGSPQDMESQLGNLGIPPGWFSGLGGSQPTASGSWEGLSELPTHGYKLRHQTQGRPRPPRTTPPGPGRPSMPAPGTRQENGMATRLDEGLEDFFSRRVMEESSSYPRTLRTVRPGLSEAPLPPLQKKRRRGLFHFRRPQSFKGDRGPGSPTTGLLLPPPPPPPPTQESPPSPDTPSLGNNSSPCWSPEEESSLLPGFGGGRGPSFRRKMGTEGSEPGEGGPAPGTAQQPRVHGVALPGLERAKGWSFDGKREGPGPDQEGSTQAWQKRRSSDDAGPGSWKPPPPPQSTKPSFSAMRRAEATWHIAEESAPNHSCQSPSPASQDGEEEKEGTLFPERTLPARNAKLQDPALAPRPPKPVAVPRGHRPPQEPGVREEAEAGDAAPGVNKPRLRLSSQQDQEEPEVQGPPDPGRRTAPLKPKRTRRAQSCDKLEPDRRRPPDPTGTSEPGTD, from the exons ATGGCCAAGCCCAGCGTGGAGCTCACCCGCGAGTTGCAAG ACAGCATCCGGAGGTGCCTGAGCCAAGGGGCCGTGCTCCAACAACATCATGTGAAGTTGGAGACAAAGCCCAAGAAGTTTGAGGACCGAGTGCTG GCCCTGACCTCCTGGCGCCTCCACCTCTTCCCCCTTAAAGTCCCGGCCAAG GTGGAGAGCTCCTTCAATGTCCTGGAGATCCGTGCCTTCAACACTCTCAGTCAGAACCAG ATCCTGGTGGAGACGGAGCGTGGCATGGTGAGCATGCGACTGCCATCAGCTGAAAGTGTGGACCAGGTGACACGACATGTGAGCTCTGCCCTGTCCAAGGTCTGCCCTGGCCCTGG GTGTTTGATCCGGCGTGGAAACGCAGACACCCCAGAGGGGCCCCGAGATACATCCCCCAACTCTGAGACTTCCACATCTACCACCCACAGTGTCTGCG GTGGCTTCTCTGAGACCTACGCTGCTCTGTGTGACTACAATGGGCTACACTGCCGTGAGGAGGTTCAATGG GATGTGGACACCATCTACCATGCTGAAGATAACCGCGAGTTCAATCTTTTGGATTTCAGCCACTTGGAGAGCCG AGACTTGGCCCTAATGGTAGCAGCCCTGGCCTACAACCAGTGGTTCAGCAAACTCTACTGCAAGGACTTGCGGCTG GGCTCTGAAGTGCTAGAACAGGTGCTACATACCCTAAGCAAGTCGGGGAGCCTCAAAGAGCTGGTGCTGGACAACGCCGGGCTTAAGAC GGACTTTGTCCAGAAGCTGGCCGGGGTGTTTGGGGAGAACGGGAGCTGTGTGCTGCATGCCCTCACTCTGTCCCACAACCCCATCGAAGACAAGG GTTTTCTCAGTCTGAGCCAGCAGCTCCTCTGCTTCCCCACTGGCCTCACCaaactgtgcctggccaagactgcCATTTCCCCTCGAG GGCTCCAGGCACTCGGCCAGACCTTCGGGGCCAACCCAGCATTTGCCAGCTCCCTTCGATACCTGGACCTGAGCAAGAATCCTGGGCTCCTCGCCACGGATGAGGCCAAT GCCCTCTACAGTTTCCTGGCCCAACCCAATGCCCTGGTGCACCTGGACCTGTCAGGAACTGACTGCGTCATCGACTTG CTTCTCGGTGCCCTGCTCCACGGCTGCTGCTCCCACCTCACCTACCTCAACCTGGCTCGCAACAGCTGCTCCCACag GAAGGGTCGAGAGGCCCCCCCGGCCTTCAAGCAGTTCTTCAGCAGCGCCTACACACTGAGCCACGTCAACCTGTCGGCCACAAAGCTGCCCCTGGAGGCCCTCAG GGCGCTGCTTCAGGGCCTCTCCCTCAACAGTCACCTCAGTGACCTGCACCTGGATCTCAGCAGCTGTGAG CTCCGCTCAGCGGGAGCCCAAGCCTTGCAGGAGCAGCTGGGAGCTGTCACCTGTGTAGGCAGCTTGGATCTGTCAGACAATG GGTTCGACTCGGACCTCCTGACATTGGTGCCCGCACTTGGCAAGAACAAGTCCCTCAAGCACCTGTTTTTGGGCAAGAACTTCAATGTCAAGGCCAA GACCCTGGAGGAGATCCTCCACAAGCTGGTGCAGCTGATCCAGGAAGAGGACTGT TCCCTGCAGTCACTGTCGGTGGCAGACTCCCGGCTGAAGCTTCGCACCAGCATCCTCATCAACGCCCTGGGCAGCAACACCTGCCTGGCCAAGGTGGATCTGAGCGGCAATGGCATGGAGGACATCGGGGCCAAGATGCTGTCTAAGGCCCTGCAGATAAACTCCTCCCTCAG AACTATCCTATGGGATCGGAACAATACATCTGCCCTGGGCTTCCTGGACATTGCAAGGGCCCTGGAGAG CAACCACACGCTGCGCTTCATGTCCTTCCCCGTGAGCGACATCTCCCAAGCCTATCGCAGCGCCCCTGAGCGCACCGAGGACGTCTGGCAGAAG atccaatggtgcttagTGAGGAACAACCACTCCCAGACGTGCCCCCAGGAGCAGGCCTTCAGGTTGCAGCAGGGCCTGGTGACCAGCAGCGCCGAGCAA atgCTGCAGCGGCTGTGTGGACGAGTGCAGGAGGAGGTGCGGGCCCTGAGACTGTGCCCCCTGGAGCCCGTGCAGGATGAGCTACTCTACGCTCGGGACCTCATCAAAGATGCCAAGAACTCCCGGGCG CTGTTTCCCAGCCTCTATGAGCTGGGCCACGTGCTGGCCAATGACGGGCCTGTGCGGCAGAGGCTGGAATCAGTAGCAAGTGAGGTGTCCAAAGCTGTGGACAAGGAGCTGCAG GTGATCCTGGAGTCCATGGTCAGCCTGACACAGGAGTTATGCCCTGTGGCCATGCGGGTGGCCGAGGGACACAACAAGATGCTGAGCAATGTGGCGGAGCGTGTCACTGTGCCCCGGAACTTCATCCGAGGGACACTGCTGGAGCAAGCAGGACAGGACATTCAGAACAAGCTGGA CGAAGTGAAGCTCTCAGTCGTCACCTACCTAACCAACTCCATAGTGGATGAGATCCTGCAAGAGCTCTACCATTCCCACAAGAGCCTG GCCCGGCACCTGATCCAGCTAAGGACGCTGTCAGATCCACCAGGGTGCCCAGGCCAAGGGCAAGATCTGTCCTCCCGGGGCCGAGGCCGGAACCATGACCATGAGGAGACCACAGATGATGAACTTGGGACCAACATT GACACCATGGCCATCAAAAAGCAGAAACGCTGCCGCAAGATCCGGCCGGTGTCTGCCTTCATCA GCGGGAGCCCTCAGGACATGGAAAGCCAACTGGGGAACCTGGGGATCCCCCCTGGCTGGTTCTCAGGACTCGGGGGCAGCCAGCCCACAGCTAGTGGCTCCTGGGAAGGTCTCTCTGAGCTGCCCACTCATGGTTACAAACTAAGGCATCAAACACAAGGGAGGCCCCGCCCCCCCAGGACCACACCTCCAGGACCTGGTCGACCCAGT atgccagcacctggGACTCGTCAGGAGAATGGGATGGCCACCCGCCTGGATGAAGGGCTGGAGGACTTCTTCAGCCGAAGGGTCATGGAGGAAAGTTCTAG CTACCCCCGGACTCTGAGGACCGTGCGGCCAGGACTCTCGGAGGCACCGCTGCCTCCACTCCAGAAGAAGAGGCGCCGGGGCCTGTTTCACTTTCGCCGGCCCCAGAGCTTCAAGGGGGACAGGGGGCCGGGGTCCCCCACCACTGgactcctcctccctccacccccaccccctcccccgaCTCAGGAGAGCCCCCCTAGCCCAGACACCCCAAGCCTCGGCAATAACTCCTCTCCCTGCTGGAGCCCAGAGGAGGAGAGCAGCCTCCTCCCTGGATTTGGTGGGGGCCGGGGCCCTTCCTTCCGCAGGAAGATG GGCACTGAGGGGTCAGAGCCAGGGGAGGGGGGCCCAGCCCCTGGGACAGCACAGCAGCCAAGGGTTCACGGTGTTGCCCTTCCCGGGTTGGAAAGAGCCAAGGGTTGGAGCTTCGATGGGAAACGAGAG GGCCCAGGCCCAGACCAGGAGGGCAGCACCCAGGCCTGGCAGAAACGGCGCTCTTCAGACGACGCAG GGCCTGGATCCTGGAAGCCCCCACCACCGCCCCAAAGCACCAAACCAAGCTTCAGCGCCATGCGCAGAGCAGAGGCCACGTGGCACATAG CTGAAGAGAGTGCCCCCAACCACAGCTGCCAGagtcccagcccagcctcccaagatggggaagaggagaaggaggggacCCTCTTCCCAGAGAGGACACTTCCAGCTAGGAATGCTAAG CTACAGGACCCCGCTCTAGCTCCACGGCCTCCCAAGCCAGTGGCTGTGCCCAGGGGCCACCGGCCTCCCCAGGAGCCAGGGGtcagggaggaggctgaggctggagatgcAGCTCCAGGAGTCAACAAACCCCGGCTGAGGCTGAGCTCACAGCAAGACCAAGAGGAGCCCGAAGTCCAAG GGCCTCCTGATCCAGGCCGGCGGACTGCCCCACTGAAGCCCAAGAGGACACGGCGGGCACAGTCCTGTGACAAGCTGGAACCTGATAGAAGACGGCCTCCTGACCCCACAG GAACCAGTGAGCCAGGAACAGACTGA